GGACAAGAACAGCCTCACACTGGGGCAGGGGCTGAGCAGCAGGGGAGGACAGGGACGCTTACGGAGACTCTGGGACTGGCAGAAGACGCACGCCCTCATCACGGTTCACCAGGACCGTCGGCCACCGTCTGGGCCCCTCCACACCGCCTAGGGgtgcccagccctgcctgccaCATCTTTGAGGCTCCTGTGTGGCCAAAGGCTCAGTGTGGTGGCAGGGTGACTGCCCACCTGGGGTGACAACACCAGACTAAGGTGCCACAGGCCCCATCCTGCCACCTTCCCGAGTCATTGCTCCCAGGGCCTGGTGCACAGACTGTGAGCTCCGAGGTCACAAAGACTTAGAcgcaaatctcagctctgccacgcAGGAGCTACGTGTGCCTGGGGAGGGGACATGACCTCCCTGAGCCTGGGATCTTCCTGCAGACGCCCACGCCTTCCTCCTAAGTCCTCAGGGCCCTGAGCACCTTGGATGCGCACAAGGACCCCGACCAGGGCCTCAACAGAGGAGAGACACAAATGGGCAGAGCAGGGAGTGAGCTGCGACCGGCTCCCTCCCCGCCCTCCCAGTGCCGTGTGTTTCTCGGTGAGTCTCCTTCTGCCCAAGCCCGTTTCCCAAACCTTAAAACAAAGGCTTGGCCCAGATAACTCTGGAAACCCCATCCCTCTTTGACATCCTAGGATTCCAAGTCAGTGCAGGCGTGGAGGCGCTTCTTTATCATTTACTAGCATTAATAATGGCTCCTCCCGCCCGGGCAGTGCTTCTTGCAAGAGTTTATGAGGTGTCCTCCCACTCAGGAGCCTTTTGTCTTCAGCCCTGACAGTAAGTAGGACAGATGATCATGACACtgattttacagaggaggaaacggAGGCTGCGCCGGGGGAATTCACCTGCCCACAAGCAAACACTGGGAACAGAGAGAGCCACGTCTGCCTCAGCCGGACTCTTCCCGGCTCCAAGCTACCCATGCCTTTCTGCAAGCGTAAGGCCGCGGGGAGAAGCGCCTAACACCCACCTCACGAGAAGGGGAAGCTAAGGAGAGAGGCCCTGTGCGGAGCTCACCTCCTCGAAGCTGTCAATCATGAAGAAGATGTTGGGGTAGCTGATCTTGGACTCCTCCCCCTTGCTGTCCATGGGGTGTTTACTGGGGGACGCGAACACTTGCTGGAAGAAAGCAGATTTGGAGGACAAGTGAGGCCCCACCCGGCACAGGCCCAGAGCCAATCCAAGCCAGTATAGGGAGGCCACCCGGCCCAGAGCCAGTCCAAAGCCAGAGACCTACCAGGAGATGTGGGGGATAAGCTGGTTCTGTGCTCCTCGAATGGGATACGGGATCCCAGGAGCTGAGCAGATTTCTGGAGCCAGACCCCTCACCTCCAGGGCAGAGAAGCAAGCAGGAGGACTTGTCTCTCTctgccacgcccagcctgaactgGCAGTTAGGAGGCTGGGGGCTCTCGTGCCAGGGCTCACCTGAGATTTCTTCTTATGGATGTGAATGTCCCCGCCGTCAGCACGTGTGCACACCGCACAGGTCACCATGTAGTCCAGCTGGAAGAGAGCACGGGTCAGCGTGCAGGGAGGGGTCAGCCATCCCACAGGGCCAATCCGCAGCCCCACCCATCCCACCCCATACCTTCTGCAGGATGAGATTCAGGCAGACGCTCTCCTCCCAGTCGATGTCAGGGTCTCCCAGGCCCGGCAGCTTCTTGGAGTCCCGCCGGtacacctccacctccacctcggGCTCAGCTGCCTGCGAGGCCCAGAGCAGAAGTGAGTGCCCAGGGCCCACTGTGGTGCTCTTCTTCTTCCCTGACTACTATGCAGGCATTACAATGGACAAGGACtccaattcttttttcttattattttttgagacagggtctcacagcgctgcccaggctagagggcagtggtgcaatgacagctcactgtagcctcaacctcctgggctcaaatgatcctctcacttcagcctcccaagcaacagggaccacaggcatgtgctaccacatccggctaatttttaaaactttttgtagatgtggcgtttcgccatgttgtccaggctggtcttgaactcctgggctcaggtgatcctcctgcctcgacctcccaaagtgctgggattacaggtgtgaaccatcatgcccggccagaaCTCCAATTCTTGCTCCCCAGTTCTCTAGCGACGGGAGATGGGACCCAGGGGCCATCCATTCTCctcactaagcctcagtttcttcatctgtacaatggactAAGGGCATCTTCCCCTCAAAGTTGTCATAATGATTTAAAGAGCTAATATTTGCTAAGTGGCAtcaatgataatagtgacacctACTGAGCTCTTAGTGGACGGCGGGGTCTGGGCTAcacattttacaaattattaatccttttaaagcaacCCTGCAATGCAGGTATCATTAGCCCCATGTTAACAGATCAGAGTCAAATTTACTGAAGatcaataataaatacatatcagAGAGAAACCAAAGCATGTCTACACCTCTCCTGGGAGACtagcttccaatttttttttttttttttttttttttttttttttttgagacagaatctcactccatccgtcacccaggctacagtgcaacacatcttggctcactgcagtctccgcctcttGGATTctaatgattctcctgcctcagcctcctgagtagctgggattacaggcacgtgccaccacacctgtctactttttgtatttttggtagagacaggatttcaccatgttggccaggctggtctcgaactcctgacctcaggtgatctgcccacctcggcctcccaaagtgcagggattacaggcgtgagccaccgcgcccggcctggcttTCAATTTTGAAGCAGCTGTGCTGACGGGGGGCCTCTGGTCCCGGTCCTGGGTGCTCTCACTGACTCGGGCTCCGAGAGGCTGGGCACTGCTGGGCCCTCTTGCAGGTGCACAGGCCTGCACCccccagaggcagagctgggatctatGGAAAGAGGTGCAAGAGGCCAACCTTGCCTAGGAGCGAGAAACAGACGTCCCCGGGTCGGGGGGCCCCACTTCCACCGCCTGTATGGTTCTGCAGTCACCCCGAGCCCCTGAGCTGAGAGTCCTGGGGTTCACAAGACTCTGCTGTTCCTCCTGGTCTCGTTTCATTGACCTGTTCATTTGCTTTTGCTCAGCAAAGCGCTGTGGACTCAGTGAATGAAAGGCTCGGGGGCACGATCACACGGCTGTTCGGGGCAGCACCACAGCACAGGCAGGCGAAAGAGCAGGTTCCCCAGCAGAAAGGTGTCTGTGTGCGCACCAAAGCCAGGCCCAAGAGGACACTGGGAGCTGCCCGGTACCCACTGACAGGAGGGTGGCCAGGCCGCCATGGTACACTCTGCAGGCATTACACAGCAGTGAGACCAGATTACAACCACCTGTGTCAACAGGCATGACTCACAAACATGACATGGGGGGAAAGAAGCCTGAAACAACATATACTGCCCGATTCCAATGTATGAGCTGTGAGAACAGGCAGAACCACCGACTCCACACACAGGAGCTGTGAGAACAGGCAGAACCACCCACTCCACACGCAGGAGCTGTGAGAACAGGCAGAACCACCCACTCCACACACACGAGCTGTGAGAACAGGCAGAACCCGCCAATCCACACGCAGGAGCTGTGAGAACAGGCAGAACCACTGACTCCACACACAGGAGCTATGAGAACAGGCAGAACCACCGACTCCACACACAGGAGCTGTGAGAACAGGCAGAACCACCCACTCCACACACAGGAGCTGTGAGAACAGGCAGAACCACCGACTCCACACACAGGAGCTGTGAGAACAGGCAGAACCACCCACTCCACACACACGAGCTGTGAGAACAGGCAGAACCACCCACTCCACACGCAGGAGCTGTGAGAACAGGCAGAACCACCCACTCCACACACACGAGCTGTGAGAACAGGCAGAACCCGCCAATCCACACGCAGGAGCTGTGCGAACAGGCAGAACCACCCACTCCACACAGAGGAGCTGTGAGAACAGGCAGAACCACCCACTCCACACGCAGGAGCTGTGAGAACAGGCAGAACCACCCACTCCACACACACGAGCTGTGAGAACAGGCAGAACCCGCCAATCCACACGCAGGAGCTGTGAGAACAGGCAGAACCACTGACTCCACACACAGGAGCTGTGAGAACAGGCAGAACCACCGACTCCACACACAGGAGCTGTGAGAACAGGCAGAACCACCGACTCCACACACAGGAGCTGTGAGAACAGGCAGAACCACCGACTCCACACACAGGAGCTGTGAGAACAGGCAGAACCACCCACTCCACACGCAGGAGCTGTGAGAACAGGCAGAACCACCCACTCCACATGCAGGAGCTGTGAGAACAGGCAGAACCACCCACTCCACACACACGAGCTGTGAGAACAGGCAGAACCCGCCAATCCACACGCAGGAGCTGTGAGAACAGGCAGAACCACCGACTCCACACACATGAGCTGTGAGAACAGGCAGAACCACCAACTCCACACGCAGGAGCTGTGAGAACAGGCAGAACCACCCACTCCACACGCAGGAGCTGTGAGAACAGGCAGAACCACCCACTCCACACGCAGGAGCTGTGAGAACAGGCAGAACCACCGACTCCACACGCACGAGCTGTGAGAACAGGCAGAACCACCCACTCCACACGCAGGAGCTGTGAGAACAGGCAGAACCACCCACTCCACACGCAGGAGCTGTGAGAACAGGCAGAACCCGCCAACTCCACACGCACGAGCTGTGAGAACAGGCAGAACCACCGACTCCACACACACGAGCTGTGTGAACAGGCAGAACCCGCCAATCCACATGCAGGAGCTGTGAGAACAGGCAGAACCCGCCAACTCCACACACACAAGCTGTGAGAACAGGCAGAACCCAACTCCACACACACGAGCTGTGAGAACAGGCAGAACCACCGATTCCACACGCACAAGCTGTAAGAACAGGCAGAACCCACCGACTCCACACACACGAGCTGTGAGAACAGGCAGAACCACCGACTCCACACACAGGAGCTGTGAGAACAGGCAGAACCCACCGACTCCACACACACGAGCTGTGAGAACAGGCAGAACCCACCGACTCCACACACACGAGCTGTGAGAACAGGCAGAACCACTGACTCCACACGCAGGAGCTGTGAGAACAGGCAGAACCCGCCCGGGAAGTTTGAGGAGACAGAGCAGCAGCTGCCCAGGGGTAGGCTGAGCCCTGGGGTGGGGTGAAGGGGCCTCGGTGTTCTCATCACACTCTGTATCTGGGGGCTGGTGAAACCAGGTGTTCAGTCTAAGAAGAATCAAGCTGTGTACAcgtctttgtttttctgtatagacgttatattgaaaacaatctactaaaaaggaaaaagtgagaCTGGGGACAGGGCTTCGCCGCTAGCAAACCGTGTGACCCCAGGAAGCTTCCTCCCTgtctctgagctttggttttcTGAGTGGGTGTGAAGACGATCGGCACCTTAGGATCCTGAGGTGTCACGTGACCGTGCGACACAGGGCTCCGGCCACCAGCGCAGAGCCAGCAGCACACAGAGCCAGGTCCCCCTCCTGCCAAAGGCACACAATGGGCTGCCCAGGAACACAGAGCGTTTTGTCCAGGGCTGGAGGAAACAGAGGGCAGGGAATCCAGGACATCCCTCCCTAGGAAAGGCTGGACTGGGGATGTCCCTTGGGCCCTGGAGCACTCGGGGTTCCTGGCATCCTGTCCCCCTGACACTGCAGCTCCTGCCCATCCACCCTCCCCTGCTAGGTGCAGGAGGCCCGACTGGTTGCTATGGCAACCGGGTACCAGCGGGATGGGCACGGGGAGGGGGCGGGAAGCAGCCAGGCTGCCGCAGAGGACTTGCAGTGCGCAGGCGACTCTGCGGGGCCCCCACCTCCACCGAGGGGTCAGGGCTTTTGCCAGGGGGGTCTCCCCGTCTCCCCATCAGCGCCTCCAGCCTGCCCCCTGCAGGCCACCCTCAGCACTGCAGCCCGGCAAGCTGGGAAAAATGCCAAGTTGGGGCAGCCCCAGGACCCACCCACCAGGCCCCGCAATCTCCATCGGCCTACTCTGGCAGGTCCCATGTGGCACTCGTCACACACCCTCCCACTCTGCACTCGCTGGTCCCTCCACGGGGCGTGTCCTCAGCCCACTGCTGCCCGCTCTCTCTGTCCTACAACCCGCCCACCAGATGTCACCTTCTGCACTCCCCCCACCACCGCCGCCCTGCTCCTCTTCCCACCATCACAGCACTGATGGCTCCATAGCACTGGCTATACCGTCTGTCTATCCAAACAGACTGAGGCCAGATATGAGTCATTTCTGTGCTCCCAGCACTGAGTGTGGGGGGGCATCTGCACATGGCTCACAGTGGGTGTTCAATAGAACATTCTAGCATGTAAACAGCTGGACTGCCACTTGCTCCCGTGGGACTCAGGCTTCCCTCACTGACCTCGACACCCCCAAATTTTCAGCAGATCCTGGATGTGACCCCATCCCCTCTGCTCCAAATTCCTCAGGCCTGGATCCAGGGCTGCGCTTTCTCAGTGGAGGGCTCTCACCTTTAACTTCTGCTCCACCCAAGATGGACCCCTCATCTGCCGTTCCTTTCTCCTCCCCCTACCCCGGCCTATCCAGGGTGCACACAACCCGTCCTCCCACCTCCCTGTCTGCCCTCTTGACCAGAGTCGTGACCTCTCTGGAatcaaaattcaaagtacagCTGAGAGTGTCTCAAATGCACCAAGTCCTCGTTAGAGCCCTGGCTTGCAACAGACTCTGCCTTGGGGAAAAGACCAACATTTGGGGGTGGGAGAAAAGTTCTCTGCAACCTGAAGTCCAGCAGAAGCTGAGAGGCCACAGTGGACGGAGGCAGGGGCGGGGTCCACAGCCCTGGGACGACAGAGGGCCTGAGCCTCCGAGTTCCGGCTCCCATGGGTGAGAGGAGTCCCTTCCCCAGAACTGTGCAGAGGTGAGAGGAGCCTGTGCCCGCCATGAGGGTCACGGGCAGTGAGGATCCTGAGGCACCATCCACCCCCCTGCCAAGGACACTCATATGGTCATGCTAACCCCAAacatcccagcctcccaggtgTCCACAATGGGAAGGCCCTCACCTTTCGGGGCACCTGCCCTGATCCCCTTTTACCCCAGAGAGGAGATGACCTGGCAGTGTCATATGGTAAACCAGGGAAAAACAAGACTGGCCTTGAAAGCTGGTCTCTCGATTGCACACCCAGACAGGGCGGGCGTGGCAGCAGGTTCTGAGGAGCCCTGAGCCAGCTCCAGAAGGTTCTTACTTGGGGATCCCATCACCAGTCAGGCCTCCTCTTCATCCCTCCCAGAAAGCATTCCCTGCCTGCCCGAGTGTGGCTCTAGTCCCTGCACACCCTGCCTGCCCGAGTGTGGCTCTAGTCCCTGCACACCCTGCCTGCCCGAGTGTGGCTCTAGTGCCTGCACACCCGCCACTGAAACTGCTGCGCCAAGGCCGCCACCCCTCCCTGGTACCGAATCCAATGGGCCCTTCAGACACTGCACCCCACTGGCTGCACCCACGTCTCCAGACCTCCCCTCTTGGGGTGCCCTCCCCTCTCCTGGCTCTTCCCCCACCTCTCTGGCCAGTTGTTCATGGTCTCCTGCTGGTCCCTCCAAAGTAGGGCTAGCTCAGGGCTCGGGGCCAGCATGCAGGCACCCAGGCCCTTCCACTTGCAGAAAATCCATCCCGCGTGTGTTCAGGCTCAGAAAATGGGCCCAAGGCAAGGCCAGGCTCCAAGTAATCCCTGCATGAGCCTCTGCCAGCAAACCATGGCCCCGGAGTCACAGAGCCAGGCAGGCTGCAAGTTCCAGACCTAGCTCCACGGCcctctcatttcttgtttttgaaggaaaacaaaagcGTTTCCATGTCTGGCATATGGCGTTGCTTAAACATTTTACGAACTGCAAAAGCTTGTGAAAAACAGAGAAGGAAGCATGCAAAATGTATTTCATTAGCTCCTCCCACACTGCGATTTAGTGGATGAATACGTTAGGCTGAATCACTTCATCTCCGAgccctccgtttcctcatctgtaaaagggataAGAACACCCACCCTGTCGAGTTGTTGGCACTTCACAATGAGGCTAAGAAGAAGAGAGCTCAGCAATGTGTCTAGATGATGGCGAGGGCTCAGTAAGTGGAAGGCAccgtcatcatcaccaccactgagTCAGGTCACCCTGCCATGGCCAAGGGAGGGCCCTGGGCTCTGGAGTCCGACCTTTGCTCTACCATCTATTGACTAATTATAAGAGGCCAGCCGAGTTAGCTGTCTCTCATCTGTTTCCTCAAAGCTACGACGGTGACGGCAATCACTGCCCTTCAGGGTCACAGTGAAGATGAATGACAATGTGTACAGACACCCAGCACATCCAGATTTGCACATGAGACTGTCTACACAGTTCCTGgaatacagtaggtgctcaataaatatcactCACCCTCTTTGATATGCATGAGCACTGTAGGAAAGCAAGCCCACATGTACACCGAGAGCAGACACCACAGGGATGCTTGGGGCACAGAcgcaggggcaggggctgggggtcaCTCACCTTCCTCCCGTCTGCACCGCTTTCGCTGCCGGAGTACGCCAGCTTCCGGCGCACATAGAAAAGCATGTCGTCCTGCCGGGGAGCCCATTTCTCCATGAAGTAGGTGGAGAACATCCAAGTCCAGAAGACGATGCGGTCATCCTTGAAGCACCCTGCAGAGGGAGGCCAGACAGGAGTGAGGAAGGACGGCCACCCTGGCCCTTGCAGCATGGCCTTGGCCAAGCTGTGCCCACACCCCCACATTTCTGGCCAGAAATTTGCGAGGGCTCTGAGATGCGCCACCCTTCCCTCACCACTCCCGACCCCCACCCATGGAGCATCCAGAGAGGCTGGAGGACACCTCCCAAGAGGCCCAGTTCCTCCACCCAGCAGCAGCCTGAGAGCCCATGCTCCCAGCCCCACAGCTGAgcctgactccagcctggggatgAATCAGCAGCttcagaggaaaaggaaaatccCGAGGAGCCAGGAACGCCACTGGCTGGCTGCTGTCTGGGCTGGAAGCCGGGAAGGCTTGGCTGGGGGGGAGCCTTTGGAGAGGCAGGGCTCTCACCAACATCTCTCACCCCCACCCACTCCCCCTGGCTGCGGCAGTCCCAGCGGGAACCCGACTTAAAGGGACAGCCGCCCTCCAGCCAGCCAAGGCTGCAAGCGGGAACCGCAGGGAGACAGCACccgccccacccctgccccacgtCTGCGCAGCTTCGTGCTCATCTGATCCTCACACGGACTTCTCCTTCTAttacaaatggtatttctttatgataaatatttgtaatattttcctgCAAAAGAGAAAAAGCCCACAGGCTTTGGTAGGGAAGATCTGGGTTTCCGTTCCAGCGCTGCCGCTGGTGATGGGACAATGGGCGGGGGCTCTGAGCCACAGGTTCCTCGGGGCACATGCAGACAAACCGAGACCACGGGCACACAGCAGGATCAACATAGGTGGGTCTGGCCCCTCTCTAGACAGATTCAACACTTCAAAATATGCGGCCAAGCTCTCTCTTATCAACTCAGTAGATTAAACCGGgtctgcttttgttttctgtcttcctcACTGACCAGTGCAATCTAGTGCTGGTACTCGGGCTGGAAGGcactaatcccaacacttagagaTGGGGAACCTGAGGGCCAGTGGTGCCAGAACCCTCTCTCGCCCTCACAGGCAGGCCAGTGGGCTGACCAGGACTCGGCCACTAGCTGAGTCAAATGCAGAACACCCCAGCCTTGGTTGACATCAGCCACACCACTAACCAAAGAACCAGGACTCACAGCCAGCCCCAGCCCTCGGccctcagccctcagccctcTGCCCTCAGCCCTCTGCCCAACAGTGTGTTGCTCACCCACTCCCATGCCCTGCCTGGCTCCTGGGCTCTAGGGCAgtgagagggaggaaaagagaaggaggCTTCATCGGTGAGGGTCTGGGTCAGCGAGCCTTGTCAGCCTCCAGGGGTGAGGGCCAGGAGAGCCCACGGGACTGGCaagacctcccaggctcacaggACCCGGGGGAATGAAACACACGTGCTGTCTGCAGAGTCGCTTTGAAATTCCTGCCGCGTTTTTGCAACAGGCAAAGCCCAAGTCACGCTACTACAGACCCTTGCAAAATTAAGCAAAGCGCTGTGATTATTCCTGgataaatttcaattattttttacttcctcttaacattgcttCACTTTTGGTTCCCTCTTAGAGCCCAACGGAATAACAGAATAAATTTGGTCTTTAAAAACCAGCgcccttggctgggtgcggtggctcatgcctgtcatcccagtagtttgggaggctgaggtgggtggatcacctgaggtcaggagttcaagaccagcctggccaatacggtgaaaccctgtatctagtaaaaacacaaaaattagccgggcatggtggcgggtgcctgtaatcccagctactcgagaggctgaggtgggaagatcacttgaacctgggaggcaagaggttgcagtgagccgagatcgcaccattgcactccagcctgggtgacagagcaagactccatctcgcaaataaataaataaataaataaataagccaggcatggtggcaggcgcctgtagtcccagctaccctagaggctaaggcaggagaatcacttgagcccaggaggcagaggttgcagtgaaccgagatcgtgccactgcactccagcctgggcaacagaacgagactctgtctcaacaaacaaacaaaacagcccTTAAGAAAACTGCCAGATTCTCACAGAGTTATACATATACTTACAAAACCAGCCACTAGCCACTCC
Above is a genomic segment from Pan troglodytes isolate AG18354 chromosome 23, NHGRI_mPanTro3-v2.0_pri, whole genome shotgun sequence containing:
- the KIAA0930 gene encoding uncharacterized protein KIAA0930 homolog isoform X1; the protein is MLVRALPLQRLPPSQAFPASSPDSSQPVAFLAPRDFPFPLKLLIHPQAGVRLSCGAGSMGSQAAAGWRNWASWEVSSSLSGCSMGCFKDDRIVFWTWMFSTYFMEKWAPRQDDMLFYVRRKLAYSGSESGADGRKAAEPEVEVEVYRRDSKKLPGLGDPDIDWEESVCLNLILQKLDYMVTCAVCTRADGGDIHIHKKKSQQVFASPSKHPMDSKGEESKISYPNIFFMIDSFEEVFSDMTVGEGEMVCVELVASDKTNTFQGVIFQGSIRYEALKKVYDNRVSVAARMAQKMSFGFYKYSNMEFVRMKGPQGKGHAEMAVSRVSTGDTSPCGTEEDSSPASPMHERVTSFSTPPTPERNNRPAFFSPSLKRKVPRNRIAEMKKSHSANDSEEFFREDNGGADLHNATNLRSRSLSGTGRSLVGSWLKLNRADGNFLLYAHLTYVTLPLHRILTDILEVRQKPILMT